The Candidatus Acidiferrales bacterium genome has a segment encoding these proteins:
- a CDS encoding lipopolysaccharide biosynthesis protein — protein MKEELSTPTERISSIVAPATTSRELFSGISPDMRRSIVSGMRWTLWLSILSVPLGYATTLILARVGPAAIGTYGVLMVYIAVVACLMYLGGDAVAIKFIPELPSEQQLPFVTGYALIVLACLLPWFAIATAWPKMLHFLFGKSDEGSLQILLIYLSPLYVIYSITAATLNGMLEIKYAQILKRVVTIGSFLAYAAFFFLAHGYLQNHYVSLVWEIYFTVITVAAAAGISRIVRAHPLRSIRSFLGFHLPKRFWSYTVSLQAVSAVAMLSNRLDYILILNFGGLLTLGKYVALRTISNGIGLITTFFIDTFLPTMANLVAQKEFSAASEAIHFYLRVLFAISFAVSCGLFVATDLLIRMFGPAYRDMGPTLVCMVFFAALQNFTPIAGNLLTATGKQHFGLISQTIQIGGFCFLFWFLWPTMGLMGTVIALGLMQVLQQVLTFYFVKRVVPIRFAIRKQYIVYSVLITACAAVTYFWPNLGLTRGILLYIGLLAAFYFLSRYNVDECKRLMQCFAPYSK, from the coding sequence TTGAAAGAAGAGCTTTCTACCCCAACAGAGCGCATTAGTTCCATAGTTGCGCCCGCGACGACATCTAGAGAGCTTTTCTCCGGCATTTCACCGGACATGCGAAGATCCATCGTTTCTGGTATGCGCTGGACGCTCTGGCTTTCCATCCTATCCGTGCCACTTGGCTATGCCACGACCTTGATTCTTGCGCGCGTTGGTCCCGCGGCGATAGGAACGTATGGCGTCCTGATGGTTTACATCGCTGTTGTTGCTTGCCTGATGTATCTGGGTGGTGATGCCGTCGCCATTAAGTTCATTCCCGAGCTTCCTTCGGAGCAGCAACTTCCGTTTGTCACGGGCTATGCCCTAATTGTTCTTGCTTGCTTGTTGCCGTGGTTCGCCATCGCAACCGCCTGGCCCAAAATGTTACATTTTCTCTTTGGGAAATCAGACGAGGGTTCATTGCAAATTTTGTTAATCTATTTATCTCCTCTTTATGTTATCTATTCCATAACTGCCGCGACACTGAACGGCATGCTGGAGATCAAATATGCGCAGATTCTTAAACGTGTCGTTACGATAGGATCGTTCCTGGCATATGCTGCATTCTTTTTTCTCGCGCACGGCTATCTTCAAAACCATTATGTGTCTCTTGTTTGGGAGATCTATTTCACTGTTATAACAGTTGCAGCGGCCGCGGGTATTTCTCGGATCGTTCGAGCCCATCCTCTCCGTTCGATCCGGTCCTTTCTAGGTTTTCATCTTCCGAAGCGGTTTTGGAGCTACACAGTTTCTCTGCAAGCCGTGAGCGCCGTGGCGATGCTTTCCAATCGTCTGGATTACATCCTTATCTTGAACTTCGGAGGGTTGCTCACCTTGGGCAAGTACGTCGCGCTGCGGACGATTTCCAACGGGATTGGGCTAATTACGACTTTCTTCATAGACACATTCTTGCCGACAATGGCTAATCTGGTTGCGCAGAAAGAGTTTTCCGCTGCAAGCGAAGCGATACATTTCTATCTTCGTGTGTTGTTTGCAATCAGTTTTGCCGTTTCCTGCGGGCTATTTGTTGCCACGGACCTCTTGATCCGAATGTTTGGCCCGGCTTACCGAGATATGGGGCCAACACTTGTTTGCATGGTTTTCTTCGCTGCTTTGCAGAATTTTACGCCGATCGCCGGTAATCTGTTGACCGCCACCGGGAAACAGCATTTTGGTCTCATTTCTCAAACGATTCAGATCGGCGGCTTCTGTTTCCTCTTCTGGTTTCTCTGGCCGACCATGGGCTTAATGGGTACTGTCATCGCACTTGGCCTCATGCAGGTTCTCCAGCAGGTTCTGACGTTCTATTTTGTGAAACGAGTTGTTCCGATCCGATTCGCCATACGCAAGCAATACATTGTTTACTCGGTGCTTATCACGGCTTGCGCCGCGGTGACTTACTTTTGGCCAAATCTCGGGCTGACCAGAGGAATCCTGTTGTACATCGGGTTGCTCGCAGCATTCTATTTCTTGAGTCGCTATAACGTGGACGAATGCAAAAGGTTGATGCAATGTTTCGCACCTTATTCTAAGTAA
- a CDS encoding VOC family protein translates to MSENSIQSATSAAMAPIGGRLHHVGFVVASISNVAKPFAASLCGTWDERIFADPNQSVRVTFLEGPGASDALVELIEPDGPDSPVLSFLKKGGGLHHLCYEVKSLESQLKFAQTTGGKIVRPPLPAVAFNGRRIAWVYTRYQLLLEFLEQ, encoded by the coding sequence ATGAGCGAGAATTCAATTCAGTCTGCGACGAGCGCTGCGATGGCTCCTATTGGCGGACGACTGCACCATGTGGGCTTTGTTGTGGCATCGATTTCCAATGTCGCGAAACCCTTTGCCGCGTCCCTCTGTGGAACATGGGATGAGAGAATTTTCGCCGACCCGAATCAATCCGTCCGTGTGACCTTCTTGGAAGGGCCGGGCGCGAGCGACGCGCTCGTAGAGCTCATCGAGCCGGACGGACCGGATTCGCCAGTTCTAAGCTTCTTGAAGAAAGGCGGAGGGCTTCATCATCTTTGTTACGAGGTGAAATCTCTCGAGAGTCAATTGAAGTTCGCACAGACAACTGGAGGGAAAATCGTTCGTCCACCGTTGCCGGCTGTTGCATTCAACGGACGCCGGATTGCGTGGGTCTATACTAGGTACCAGCTTCTTCTGGAATTCCTGGAACAATGA
- a CDS encoding glycosyltransferase family 2 protein produces MNNSLISVVILTYRRRENLIRVLESVRAQAYEPREVIVVDNASGDGVVEFLKAEFPEVLLVSLRENIGCAGRNRGIAAAHGDIVVTIDNDVYFDSPFELQKIRNAFDHSPEASCIVFKVLEGDTGRVHLRDWCHPRSYWDYSDSEFETCFIPEGASAFRRADFETIGGYYEPLWIGCEGSDLALRMIDAGMKIAYRPEVRVRHAMSQETRSSGRNFYFYTRNYLWIAFKDYSGLRRWRYLAYHWGMMAFFSLRAGHPGKFFLGVRDGLAGLRKLQRTRISAKGWRRLDEITAERPGLFLRLRKHRERPLV; encoded by the coding sequence ATGAACAATTCTCTGATTAGCGTTGTGATCTTGACGTATCGGCGCAGGGAAAACCTCATCCGCGTACTCGAATCCGTGCGCGCGCAGGCGTATGAACCGCGAGAGGTCATTGTCGTTGACAACGCATCCGGCGATGGCGTTGTGGAATTTCTCAAGGCGGAATTTCCCGAAGTTCTTCTGGTCAGTTTACGGGAGAACATCGGCTGCGCGGGCCGGAATCGCGGGATAGCCGCGGCGCATGGCGATATTGTTGTCACGATCGACAACGATGTTTATTTCGATTCGCCCTTCGAATTGCAGAAGATTCGCAACGCGTTTGATCATTCACCGGAAGCTAGCTGCATTGTGTTCAAGGTGCTGGAAGGCGACACGGGACGGGTTCATTTACGAGATTGGTGCCATCCGCGCAGCTATTGGGACTACTCGGATTCGGAATTTGAAACGTGTTTTATTCCAGAAGGGGCTTCGGCGTTTCGCCGCGCGGATTTTGAAACGATTGGCGGCTACTACGAGCCGCTTTGGATTGGCTGCGAGGGCTCGGATCTTGCGCTACGAATGATCGATGCAGGGATGAAGATTGCGTATCGTCCGGAAGTGCGCGTCCGCCATGCGATGTCTCAAGAAACGCGGTCGAGCGGAAGAAATTTCTATTTTTATACGCGCAATTATCTCTGGATCGCGTTCAAAGATTATTCCGGATTGCGCCGCTGGCGATACCTGGCTTACCACTGGGGCATGATGGCGTTTTTCAGTTTGCGCGCCGGCCACCCCGGGAAATTTTTTCTCGGAGTGCGCGACGGGTTGGCGGGCCTGCGAAAGCTGCAGCGCACACGAATCTCCGCAAAAGGCTGGCGTCGACTGGATGAAATTACGGCGGAGCGCCCTGGGCTGTTTCTTAGGTTAAGAAAGCATCGCGAGCGGCCACTGGTGTGA
- a CDS encoding peptidoglycan bridge formation glycyltransferase FemA/FemB family protein: protein MNIEIIENREEWNSAILALGGTLYHSWEWGETRANQGWQPWRVLAIDEQNPRAAVQVFERTVPFLRACVLYAATGIAGNDSDSKLVSSLAEWMRKFSKERRAIVLRLESRFSDEDESRKAVLKSAGFRGLDDQWSLWNLPRATMVIDIAGTENDILRRMRKKHREHINRSQRNGLKITETSEVEDLQIFYRLLLKSSERQGFAVRDFDYFLHLREQLLAGNRGSLFLANMDGCPVAGILCARFGSTCHYLYGGFDWAARQTYANEALHWMAIRWARAMGCSHYDMVGAGTSYPPAEGNAGYGLYNFKKGFGAELIYSAGYFDLISRPVLHSALRFAETHTGWMTVARGIRSGLQRIFGEKGDPAGSPMNRPSDEIVFQDHHIAKVEPEK from the coding sequence TTGAATATTGAGATCATCGAAAATCGCGAGGAATGGAATAGCGCCATTCTTGCGCTCGGAGGGACGCTTTACCATTCGTGGGAATGGGGAGAGACGCGCGCCAACCAGGGATGGCAGCCATGGCGAGTCCTTGCCATTGATGAGCAAAATCCGAGAGCTGCGGTGCAGGTCTTCGAGCGAACGGTTCCATTTTTGAGAGCTTGCGTCCTCTACGCGGCGACGGGCATAGCTGGAAATGATAGTGACTCTAAACTCGTAAGCTCCTTGGCCGAATGGATGCGCAAATTCAGCAAGGAGCGAAGAGCAATCGTGTTGCGGCTGGAGTCGCGGTTCAGCGATGAAGACGAATCGCGAAAAGCAGTGCTGAAATCGGCGGGCTTTCGCGGGCTCGATGATCAATGGTCGCTTTGGAATCTTCCGCGGGCGACGATGGTCATCGACATCGCCGGCACGGAAAATGACATCCTGCGGCGAATGCGGAAAAAACACCGCGAGCATATCAACCGGTCTCAACGAAATGGCTTGAAAATCACCGAGACCAGTGAGGTTGAGGACCTGCAAATCTTCTATCGGTTGCTTCTCAAGAGCAGTGAGCGACAAGGCTTCGCCGTGCGAGATTTCGACTATTTCTTGCACCTTCGCGAACAATTGCTAGCCGGAAACCGAGGATCTTTGTTCCTGGCGAACATGGACGGCTGCCCAGTCGCAGGCATTCTCTGTGCCAGGTTTGGTTCGACCTGCCATTATTTGTACGGTGGATTCGATTGGGCCGCGCGGCAAACATATGCAAACGAAGCGCTTCATTGGATGGCGATTCGGTGGGCTCGAGCAATGGGATGCAGTCATTATGACATGGTTGGTGCAGGAACTTCTTATCCTCCCGCAGAGGGTAACGCAGGCTACGGGCTCTATAATTTCAAGAAGGGCTTCGGCGCAGAACTGATTTATTCCGCTGGATATTTTGACCTCATCAGTCGGCCTGTTCTTCATTCGGCACTGCGATTTGCCGAGACGCACACTGGATGGATGACCGTCGCACGCGGGATTCGCTCCGGTCTACAGAGAATCTTTGGCGAGAAGGGCGACCCAGCGGGTTCGCCAATGAATCGACCGAGTGACGAGATTGTTTTTCAGGACCATCACATCGCCAAAGTCGAACCTGAAAAATAG
- a CDS encoding glycosyltransferase: MPLPISVIIPAFNSAAFLPQCLESILQQTQFAHEIILVDDGSTDETSEIIRKYLPRITYLRKENGGASSARNCGIRTASQEWIAFMDADDISLPTRFDRQMKLTEQTGCELVFGDQTVFNDATGASMSWFAKNSFQQLLKGKVVLENPFEMLLRYGCFVPQSTALVRRNRLLEIGLYDESMTPIEDYDLFVRLSRRFSFAVDFAPLVLRRIHGGNISHNRLAMIEAGLRFHKKMEADPLEQETKSHREWLVADKARLYRERGSIQLSRGDFLAARRSWAQSVRLFFSWRVGVYWAVSFLPKRLLTRIQKWRHARMHPLHDVDQS, encoded by the coding sequence GTGCCACTTCCTATTAGCGTAATAATTCCGGCCTTTAACTCAGCTGCCTTTCTGCCGCAATGTTTGGAGAGCATCCTTCAGCAGACGCAATTCGCTCACGAGATCATTTTAGTCGATGATGGTTCAACGGATGAAACATCCGAGATCATCCGGAAGTATCTTCCGCGAATCACATATCTGCGAAAAGAAAATGGCGGCGCATCGAGCGCACGAAATTGCGGAATTCGCACCGCAAGTCAAGAATGGATCGCGTTTATGGATGCCGATGACATTTCATTGCCCACTCGGTTCGACCGGCAGATGAAGCTGACTGAGCAGACTGGGTGCGAGCTTGTTTTCGGTGACCAAACTGTCTTCAATGATGCGACGGGAGCCAGCATGTCCTGGTTTGCTAAGAATAGCTTTCAACAACTTCTAAAAGGAAAGGTCGTGTTGGAAAATCCTTTTGAGATGTTGTTGAGGTATGGATGTTTTGTTCCGCAGTCAACTGCTCTCGTTCGCCGGAATCGCCTGCTGGAAATCGGGCTCTACGACGAATCGATGACGCCGATTGAAGACTATGATTTATTCGTGCGTTTGTCGCGCAGATTCTCATTTGCAGTGGACTTCGCGCCCTTGGTTCTACGGCGGATTCATGGCGGTAACATCAGCCACAACCGTTTAGCCATGATTGAAGCAGGGTTAAGGTTCCATAAGAAAATGGAGGCGGATCCACTTGAACAGGAAACCAAGAGCCATAGGGAGTGGCTTGTCGCTGACAAAGCGCGGCTGTATCGTGAACGCGGTTCCATACAGCTTTCGAGGGGAGATTTTCTCGCGGCTCGGCGAAGTTGGGCTCAAAGTGTACGTCTTTTCTTCTCCTGGAGGGTTGGAGTTTACTGGGCAGTTTCGTTTCTTCCAAAGAGGTTGCTGACACGGATCCAAAAATGGCGCCACGCTCGCATGCACCCTTTACACGATGTAGATCAGTCTTAA